The following are from one region of the Coffea eugenioides isolate CCC68of chromosome 2, Ceug_1.0, whole genome shotgun sequence genome:
- the LOC113762672 gene encoding DNA polymerase epsilon catalytic subunit A-like, which translates to MLLPASKEEGILIKKRYAVFNDDGTLAELKGFEIKRRGELKLIKVFQAELFDKFLHGCTLEECYSAVASVANRWLDLLDNQGKDIADSELVDYISESSTMSKSLADYGEQKSCAVTTAKRLADFLGDTMVKDKGLRCQYIVACEPKGTPVSERVVPVAIFETEPEIMKFYVRKWCKISSDGGIRSITHWSYYKQCLSSAIQKTITIPAAMQKVVNPVPRVIHPDWLHKKVREKDDKYRQRKLVDIFGSLSKNNGLKGSSDVISNKHGVDEQNAADLEDFGKISRTFRVGPRPVVHCFDANEVQQLSKTLNWIVPHNKVFVMEALQNYGHLHKKLLFLRKVLTGR; encoded by the exons ATGCTTCTTCCTGCTTCCAAGGAAGAAGGAATCTTGATAAAGAAGCGTTATGCAGTTTTTAATGATGATGGGACCCTGGCAGAGCTGAAAGGTTTTGAGATTAAACGGCGTGGAGAGCTAAAGCTGATCAAAGTTTTCCAG GCTGAACTTTTTGATAAATTTCTGCATGGGTGCACCTTAGAGGAGTGCTATTCAGCTGTTGCTTCTGTTGCAAATCGATGGCTTGATCTTCTCGAT AATCAAGGAAAAGACATTGCAGACAGTGAACTGGTTGATTACATATCAGAATCAAGCACAATGAGCAAGTCCTTAGCAGACTACGGTGAACAAAAGTCTTGCGCTGTTACCACAGCAAAGCGACTAGCTGATTTTTTGGGGGATACAATGGTTAAAGACAAAGGATTACGTTGTCAATATATTGTTGCATGCGAACCAAAG GGAACCCCTGTAAGTGAGCGTGTTGTGCCAGTTGCCATATTTGAAACTGAACCTG AGATTATGAAGTTTTATGTAAGGAAGTGGTGCAAGATTTCATCAGATGGTGGCATACGTTCCATTACTCATTGGTCCTATTACAAGCAGTGTTTGAGTTCAGCTATCCAGAAAACAATTACCATTCCGGCTGCAATGCAGAAG GTGGTCAATCCTGTCCCAAGGGTAATTCATCCCGACTGGCTCCATAAGAAGGTTCGTGAGAAGGACGACAAATATCGCCAGAGGAAATTGGTTGATATCTTTGGTTCCCTGAGTAAAAATAATGGTTTAAAAGGAAGTAGTGATGTTATCAGTAACAAACATGGAGTTGATGAACAAAATGCTGCAGATCTGGAGGATTTTGGGAAAATTAGTAGGACTTTTCGAGTTGGACCTAGACCTGTTGTTCATTGTTTTGATGCCAATGAAGTGCAGCAATTATCTAAAACACTGAATTGGATTGTCCCCCACAACAAAGTATTTGTGATGGAGGCACTCCAAAACTATGGACATCTCCACAAGAAGCTGCTATTTCTAAGGAAAGTATTGACAGGAAGGTAG